The Candidatus Ancaeobacter aquaticus genome includes a region encoding these proteins:
- a CDS encoding IS3 family transposase: MRNQCNLLAINRSGLYYHAAPESAYNIELMNIIDEEFTKHPFMGVRGMTAYLRDTGKRCGPKRVRRLMRKMGLMPIYPKPNTSRPNKHHATYPYLLTDVTVERPNQVWSTDITYIRLKHGFAYLVAIMDWHSRSVLSWRLSNTMDVSFCCEALDEALAKYGTPEIFNSDQGAQFTSEAFINRLTAQQISISMDG; encoded by the coding sequence ATGAGGAACCAATGTAATCTTTTGGCAATTAATCGATCAGGGCTTTACTATCATGCTGCGCCAGAAAGCGCGTATAATATTGAGTTAATGAATATAATAGATGAAGAGTTTACAAAGCATCCGTTTATGGGAGTACGTGGCATGACAGCGTATTTGCGGGATACCGGTAAAAGATGTGGACCGAAGAGAGTGAGACGTCTAATGAGGAAAATGGGATTGATGCCGATATATCCTAAACCAAATACGAGCAGGCCGAATAAACATCATGCAACATATCCGTATCTGCTTACCGACGTCACCGTAGAACGTCCTAATCAGGTGTGGAGTACGGATATAACGTATATACGGTTAAAGCACGGATTTGCGTACTTGGTAGCGATAATGGATTGGCATAGCCGCAGTGTATTAAGCTGGCGATTAAGCAATACCATGGATGTAAGTTTTTGTTGTGAAGCACTTGATGAAGCTCTGGCAAAATACGGAACCCCTGAGATATTCAATTCGGATCAAGGGGCACAGTTTACGAGTGAGGCATTCATCAATAGATTAACAGCACAACAAATATCGATTAGCATGGATGG
- a CDS encoding transposase has protein sequence MRKQFSKEFKAKVAIEAIKGLKTTAEISSEYGVHSTQIAQWKSELREGLPGLFSGKKDPDEKDKEKLVDNLYKRIGQLEVENNWLKKKLPF, from the coding sequence ATGAGAAAGCAATTCAGCAAGGAATTTAAAGCAAAAGTAGCAATTGAGGCAATAAAAGGGTTAAAGACAACAGCAGAGATCAGCAGCGAATATGGGGTTCATTCGACACAGATCGCACAATGGAAAAGTGAACTGCGAGAAGGCTTGCCCGGATTGTTTTCTGGCAAAAAGGATCCGGATGAAAAGGATAAGGAAAAGCTGGTTGATAATTTATACAAGCGGATTGGACAATTAGAAGTAGAAAACAATTGGCTTAAAAAAAAATTACCGTTTTAA